The stretch of DNA GATCCTCTCCGAGCAGACCGAGAACCCCGAGCTGGCCCGCGTCCTCACCGAGGTCCGCAACGACGTCGAGACCGGCAACGCGCTGTCCGCCGCGCTCGCGAAGCACCCCAGGGTGTTCCCGCCGCTGATGGTCAACATGACCAAGGCCGGCGAGGTCGGCGGCTTCCTCGACTCCGTGCTGCTGCAGGTCGCCGAGAACTACGAGTCCGAGGTCAGGCTCCGCGGCAAGGTGAAGGCCGCCATGACGTACCCGGTCGTGGTCTTCATCCTCGCGATCCTCATGTGCATCGTCATGCTGATCTTCATCGTGCCGACGTTCGCGGGGATGTTCGACACGCTCGGCGGCGAGCTGCCGGCACCGACCAAGGTGCTCATCTTCATGAGCGAGAAGCTGCGGCTCCTGCTGCCGGTCTTCATCGTGGCGTTCATCGGCTTCTGCATCACGTGGAAGAAGGTCAAGCACACCGACCGCGTACGGAACTTCGTCGACCCGATGAAGCTGAAGATGCCGGTGTTCGGCGGGCTGTTCCAGAAGATCGCCCTGAGCCGCTTCGCCCGCAACCTCGGCACGATGATGAAGTCCGGCGTCCCCATCCTGCAGAGCCTGGACATCGTCGCCGACACCACAGGCAACGTCGTCCTCGGCCGCGCCGTCCGTGACGTCCAGGAGTCGGTGCGTACCGGCGAGAGCCTGGCGAAGCCCCTCGAGGGCCACAAGGTCTTCCCGCCCATGGTCGTGCAGATGATGGCCGTCGGCGAGGACACCGGCGCCTTGGACACCATGCTCATGAAGATCAGCCAGTTCTACGACCAGGAGGTCGAGGCAACCACCGAGTCGCTGACCGCCCTCATCGAGCCGCTGATGATCGCGTTCCTCGGCGCGGTGGTCGGCTCCATGATCGTCGCGCTCTACATGCCGATCTTCCGGATCTTCGACCTGATCAAGTAGACCTGCCCGCCCAGGAGCCGGTCCCCGTACGGGACCGGCTCCTGGCATGTCCGGCATTGCCCGGCTGTTCCTTGCCGTTGCCGCGCCGGTCTCCCGCGTGATGATCTTCAAGGAACCAGAAGCGAGCCGTGGTTACGCTGGCCGCCGCGGAGAGGCACGGCGCGTGCGTGCGCCATCCAGCTGGGACAGGTGCGTGAGTCCATGAGCCGACGAGACACCGTGCTGGAAGAGTTCTTCGGGGCCTACTTCAACCCGGACTGGCAGCTCGACGCCGTAAACGCGAGTGAAGTAGTCGCCGAGTACGCCGGACATACCCCGCTGAACCAGATCCAGGGCGTCGTCACATCGCTCAGGGAGCTGCTGGCCGAGCCGCTCGACGAGCAGGCGCTCCACGACCTGCTTCGCCAGAAGTACTCCTCGTACTACGACCCCCGGCAGGCAGGCACCACGATGCGCGCGTGGCTGACGGAGCTGGAGCGACACGTCGCGTCCGGTGACGGGTCGACGTTCCCCCGGATGCCGCGAAGTTCCTGCTAAAGGACCCCCGGGTCACGCCCGAAGTACTAGGTGTCAACGTAAGAGCCGCACGGCAGAGCAACGGCACACCCGTCGCGAGGCGGGGTCGCAAAGCCAAGGAACCCGCAGGACCCGCAGGTCAGCCTGGCTGCCTCGGCCGGCACCCTCCCCGGAGGGGGTCGCGCGAGGGCACAGCACTACCACGCGCGGCTCACATCTTCGTCAGGGAAAGGGCAGACATGCTCGCTCGGATCCGCAAGGCCCAGCAGGAGGAGGGTGGCTTCACCCTCATCGAGCTCCTGGTCGTCATCATCATCATCGGCATCCTCGCCGCCATCGCGATCCCGACCTTCCTCAAGCAGCGTGAGAAGGGCTGGCTCGCGGCCGTCAAGAGCGACGTCAAGAACGCCGCCACGGCGGAGGAGTCCTACGCGACGGACCACGACGGTCAGTACACCGCGACCATCGCGGACCTGACGGCCGAGGGCTACAACGAGTCGACCGACGTCGACGTCACCCCGGCGGTCGGCAACCCGGCCACCTCGTTCACCCTCTGCGGTGAGCACGCGAAGCTGACGGGCAAGTTCGTCCACTACAGCTCCGCGACCGGCCAGACGGTCGTCAACGCCGTCGCCTGCTAAGACCCGCTAGACCCGGAGAGGGGCGGCCCGCGAGGGCCGCCCCTTTTCGCGTGCCCGGGCTCAATGCGCCGGGGCGGCGATCCGATCAACAGTCCATGGGTACGCGCGAGAGGGACGAGGGCTTCACGCTCATCGAGCTGCTCGTCGTGATCGTCATCATCGGCATCCTCGCGGCGATCGCGATCCCGTCGTACCTGCGGCACCGCGAGAAGGCGTACCGCGCGCAGGCGGTCCACGACATGAAGAACGCCGCGCTGGCGATGGAGACGTTCGCGACGGACAACGCGACGTTCAGCTACGCCGGCCTGGACGGGGCGACGGAGAGCACGCCGGCGATCCAGGCGGAGGGGTTCCGCCCGTCGGACTGGGTGAGCCTGACGGTGTCGGCGACGGACACGTCGTACTGCATCGAGGGTCAGAACCAGTTCGTGCCCGGCAAGACGTTCGTCTACCGCAGCGACAGCGGCATCGTGCAGATCGGGCTGAACGGCCTGGTCACCTGTTAGAGCGGGGGCTAAGCCCGTCGCCGCGCATTCATTCGCCCGTACGGCTCAAGCGAGTGCCGGTTCCGTGCCGATAAGCCAGGCGTGATGGTCCACGAAGGCGGAGGTCGAGGCGTGCTGCGAAGGACCGGCCCACGCGACGAGGGCGGCTTCACGCTCATCGAGACGATGGTCGCGATGGTGCTGTTCGGCATCCTCGTGACGCTCGCCGTGGGCCCGTACGCCAACTACCGCGGCAAGCAGCAGCACACGGCCGCGACGCGCGAGCTGGTGGCGTTCCTCCGCAGGGCGCAGGTGCGCGCGGTGGCCGAGGAGACGACGTACCGCGTGGACCTCACCGCCTCGTCGGCGACGGTGTACCGGTTCAACGGCGCGTCGTACGACGCCGGCCAGGTCATCGCGCCGCCGTCGTCGCGGATCACGTACACGGGCGCGGCGTTCACGCAGTCCGGTGGCGGCAGCGGCACCAGCGTGTGGTTCTACGCGCGCGGCTCCGGCAGCAAGGGGTCGGTGACGGTGACGCGTTCCGGCACCAGCAAGACCTACCGCATCGACGTCGAAGGGCTGACCGCTCGTGTCTCGTACGAGTAAGCGGCTGCGCGCACGGCGCGGCGACGAGGGCTTCACGCTCATCGAGGTCATGGCCGCGATGATCGTGTTCGCGATCGTCGCCACCGGCGTGACCGCGATGTTCGCGAGCGGCCTGCGCGCCAGCGTGCTCACCAAGATGGAGACGACGGCCAAGAACCTCTCGCAGCAGCGCTTCGAGCAGATCCGCAACCTGCCGTTCCACATCGACCAGGTCGCCTCGGGCACCAACCCGCCGGACCTGCTCGACACCTACTTCGCCAACACGACGGGCTCCGCCGGCCGCGGCGTGCAGGGCTACGTCCCCGCCGGCGCGACGCGCTGGACCGCCGACGGC from Frankiaceae bacterium encodes:
- a CDS encoding prepilin-type N-terminal cleavage/methylation domain-containing protein; this encodes MLARIRKAQQEEGGFTLIELLVVIIIIGILAAIAIPTFLKQREKGWLAAVKSDVKNAATAEESYATDHDGQYTATIADLTAEGYNESTDVDVTPAVGNPATSFTLCGEHAKLTGKFVHYSSATGQTVVNAVAC
- a CDS encoding prepilin-type N-terminal cleavage/methylation domain-containing protein codes for the protein MGTRERDEGFTLIELLVVIVIIGILAAIAIPSYLRHREKAYRAQAVHDMKNAALAMETFATDNATFSYAGLDGATESTPAIQAEGFRPSDWVSLTVSATDTSYCIEGQNQFVPGKTFVYRSDSGIVQIGLNGLVTC
- a CDS encoding contact-dependent growth inhibition system immunity protein codes for the protein MSRRDTVLEEFFGAYFNPDWQLDAVNASEVVAEYAGHTPLNQIQGVVTSLRELLAEPLDEQALHDLLRQKYSSYYDPRQAGTTMRAWLTELERHVASGDGSTFPRMPRSSC
- a CDS encoding type II secretion system F family protein, encoding MATTYAYKVRDRAGKVQQGTIEADNASAVAAKLKGMGYAPLSIDEHKAGLKTEIKIPGMGAKKVKLKDLAVMSRQFATMINSGLSLLRALSILSEQTENPELARVLTEVRNDVETGNALSAALAKHPRVFPPLMVNMTKAGEVGGFLDSVLLQVAENYESEVRLRGKVKAAMTYPVVVFILAILMCIVMLIFIVPTFAGMFDTLGGELPAPTKVLIFMSEKLRLLLPVFIVAFIGFCITWKKVKHTDRVRNFVDPMKLKMPVFGGLFQKIALSRFARNLGTMMKSGVPILQSLDIVADTTGNVVLGRAVRDVQESVRTGESLAKPLEGHKVFPPMVVQMMAVGEDTGALDTMLMKISQFYDQEVEATTESLTALIEPLMIAFLGAVVGSMIVALYMPIFRIFDLIK
- a CDS encoding GspH/FimT family pseudopilin — encoded protein: MLRRTGPRDEGGFTLIETMVAMVLFGILVTLAVGPYANYRGKQQHTAATRELVAFLRRAQVRAVAEETTYRVDLTASSATVYRFNGASYDAGQVIAPPSSRITYTGAAFTQSGGGSGTSVWFYARGSGSKGSVTVTRSGTSKTYRIDVEGLTARVSYE